A genomic region of Lycorma delicatula isolate Av1 chromosome 4, ASM4794821v1, whole genome shotgun sequence contains the following coding sequences:
- the Rab35 gene encoding RAS oncogene family member Rab35, with translation MAREYDHLFKLLIIGDSGVGKSSLLLRFADNTFSGNYITTIGVDFKIRTVEIEGDKVKLQIWDTAGQERFRTITSTYYRGTHGVIVVYDVTRGDSFANVKRWLHEIDQNCEVVNRILVGNKNDAPDQKVVLTEDAQRFADQMGIQLFETSAKDNINVEEMFMAITRQVLRTKKERRERQAIHNNDTVNLRKPKQSKRKCC, from the exons gtGTTGGAAAAAGTTCACTGcttctacgatttgctgataacaCATTTTCTGGAAATTATATCACAACTATTGGTGTAGATTTTAAAATCCGCACAGTGGAAATTGAGGGTGATAAGGTTAAATTACAGATATGGGATACTGCTGGACAGGAGAGATTTAGAACAATTACATCGAC gTATTACCGAGGTACACATGGTGTCATTGTAGTTTATGATGTTACTAGAGGAGATTCTTTTGCCAACGTGAAGAGATGGTTACATGAAATAGATCAGAACTGTGAAGTGGTTAATAGAATATTAG ttgggaACAAGAATGATGCTCCTGACCAAAAGGTTGTTCTTACAGAAGATGCTCAACGTTTTGCTGATCAGATGGGAATTCAGCTTTTTGAAACTAGTGCAAAAGATAATATCAATGTTGAAgag ATGTTTATGGCCATTACAAGACAGGTTTTACGCACAAAGAAAGAAAGGAGAGAAAGACAAGCTATTCATAATAATGATACCGTTAACCTGAGAAAACCCAAACAAAGCAAGCGAAAATGTTGTTAG